A single genomic interval of Limnothrix sp. FACHB-406 harbors:
- a CDS encoding PP2C family serine/threonine-protein phosphatase, with the protein MKFRASGLTDRGMLRSVNQDNLFVDPEGRLFIVADGMGGHAGGQEASRIAIEVVSQVILQAWESEASSPALLEVAIEKANDAILDDQVRHPERAEMGTTIVAIMHRDDQWWQVHVGDSRLYRSREQHLLQLTKDHTWVARAVESGDLSQEQARSHPWRHVLMQCLGRRELELVEIYPLEFRLGDQLLLCSDGLTEELSDSEILHHLCQMPSAHQLDQLVERLVQSAKDRGGRDNITVVLVASESTEEDEEEEFIPLGPVDDEPSEGMIDETLPFPTDDDFPPELAPLS; encoded by the coding sequence ATGAAGTTTCGAGCCTCGGGATTGACCGATCGCGGAATGCTGCGAAGTGTCAATCAAGATAATTTGTTTGTCGATCCTGAAGGTCGGTTATTCATCGTTGCGGATGGAATGGGCGGCCATGCGGGCGGACAGGAAGCTAGCCGCATTGCAATTGAAGTGGTTAGCCAAGTGATCCTGCAAGCTTGGGAATCAGAGGCTTCCTCGCCGGCCCTGTTGGAAGTGGCGATCGAGAAAGCCAACGATGCCATTTTGGATGACCAAGTGCGCCATCCGGAACGGGCCGAAATGGGCACGACGATCGTGGCGATTATGCATCGCGATGATCAGTGGTGGCAGGTGCATGTGGGTGACTCGCGCCTCTATCGATCGCGGGAGCAACACCTATTGCAACTGACCAAAGATCACACCTGGGTGGCCCGGGCCGTTGAAAGCGGCGACCTGAGCCAAGAACAGGCCCGATCGCACCCCTGGCGACATGTGTTGATGCAATGCCTGGGACGGCGAGAGCTGGAGCTAGTGGAAATTTATCCCCTTGAGTTCCGATTGGGGGATCAACTGCTGCTCTGTAGTGACGGTCTCACGGAGGAATTATCCGACTCCGAAATCTTGCATCATCTTTGCCAAATGCCTTCGGCCCACCAGCTCGATCAGTTGGTGGAACGTCTGGTGCAGTCGGCCAAAGATCGCGGCGGTCGTGACAACATCACCGTTGTGCTTGTGGCTAGCGAAAGCACTGAAGAAGATGAAGAAGAGGAGTTTATTCCCCTTGGCCCCGTGGACGATGAACCGTCCGAGGGCATGATTGATGAAACCCTGCCTTTCCCAACGGATGATGATTTTCCACCGGAGCTTGCACCCCTGAGTTAA